The Megalobrama amblycephala isolate DHTTF-2021 linkage group LG7, ASM1881202v1, whole genome shotgun sequence genome window below encodes:
- the LOC125271306 gene encoding CMRF35-like molecule 8: MKIILTFTLLMIPGVVNSISVTGYSGGGVTIKCKYNKEYTANAKFFCKGQRTSTCSDLIKTDIKDKWFNNDRFSLYDDTRSAVFTVTIRNLTEEDSGMYYCTADISLAEDSYTEVNLKVIRGE, translated from the exons ATGAAGATCATCTTGACTTTCACTCTGCTGATGATTCCTG GAGTCGTGAACTCCATCAGTGTGACAGGATATTCAGGAGGAGGAGTCACGATCAAATGCAAATATAATAAAGAATATACTGcaaatgcaaagtttttttGTAAAGGTCAGCGGACATCAACATGCTCTGACCTCATCAAGACTGATATTAAAGATAAATGGTTTAATAATGATAGATTCTCTCTGTATGACGACACAAGATCAGCAGTCTTCACTGTGACCATCAGAAATCTGACTGAAGAGGATTCTGGGATGTACTACTGTACAGCTGATATCTCTTTAGCTGAAGATTCATACACTGAAGTGAATCTGAAGGTTATAAGAGGTGAGTAA